The Tamandua tetradactyla isolate mTamTet1 chromosome 6, mTamTet1.pri, whole genome shotgun sequence genome contains the following window.
atataaataaataaaactgttctacaactaagtgctgtgatgtgctttgaaatttattgcttttttgtatatatgtcatttttcacacacacaaaaattgactgtgatgataattgcacagctatatgatggtgtcgggaaccactgattgtacactttggatgattacatggtatgaatatataataaatatcaatttaaaaaatcaacagctTTCTAAACCAACACTACAGATAGAACACTGGATGACAAGAGAGAAGCCCACCCTTCAGAGATGCAGGAAAACAGGCAACTTGATACCTGTTTTGAATTTTCATCTAATGGCCTAGAATTTATGTATCAATTCCCATACCTCATACTTAGAATTCTTGTATAGGCTTGAGAGCAAAGCTGTTTTCTAATCTCACAGATAGTAGTCAGCACACATACTTGAGATATCAAGTACCTTTAAGGGAACACCGGGAAACGTTAAAATACTCAGTAGTGCAGGTCATGCAAAAGTCCACATCATTTCTATGATGAGTGTGAAGGGGTGGGATACTGGTACACAGAGAATAAGCAAAGTGGTCAAGATGCAAGCTGTGCTTTTTGTTCCAAAGGCCAAACATCTCAAGCAATTGCCCTGCCAGGGGCAGTGGTAGACACCTTGGAAAATGTGAAAAGCTTGAAGGGGGTGATGGCGATGGAGGGAACTCATAGGGGTATGTTCAAATCATCTCTAAACTAGAGAGGTGCACACCCGTCGTGAAATGTCCTGGGGTGTGAACTCTTGGTGAAAACTGTTTCCATAATTTACCACTAGCTCTGGCCCGGATCTAACGGGAAATGCCACCCTCTTCAGTCCTTAGGCCTCCTCACGAAGACCACATCTTAAGACTTGGCAGGGTTAAGTGTTAGCAGTAGAAAAAAAGGGAAACGACACAAGAAAAGGAAGTTTCTcatccagcccccccccccccccaaacggTCTCACCTCCCCGCGTCCTGCTCCCGGCCCGCAGAGCCTCCCACGTCTGTCAGGCTCGCAGCTGAAGCAGCCAGCTCTTCAGAAGGCCTCTTGCCGGTCCCATCTCCACCGCCGGAGCCACCGTTGCAGCTCTTAGTGCGAAAGAGGCGACTCAGGCGGATTTTGAGGGACCCCTTCCGTGAAGGGCCAGCGAGCGGCCGGAGGGGCGCAGGTGGAGGCGGGGGCGGGGGAGgctgcttctgctgctgctgTTCTCTACCCAAGCGCCCAGGAGGGACCAAGTCCTGCAGCGGGAAGGGCACTGGGGGTAATTCGGGGCCTGGGGGCTGCAGCAGAAACCGGCCACCCCCTCCTCCTCCGCGTCCCGGGCTGCTGAGCTCCTCTTCTGAGCAGCTGTTAGTCTCCAAGCTCTCGGCCTCCGATTCCAAGCCCTCCAGGACCAACAGCGCGTCGCTCGTTTCCGTGGGATCCTCCCCGGCCTGCGGGGCGGCAGCAGGCGGCTGGGGTTGCGGAGGGGGCTGATGCGGGGGGCACGGACACGGGCAGCACCCCCCACCAACCGTCTTCACCCCCGGCCCCGCCGGCTGCCCGAGCCCCAGAGCCGCCAACTGTGCCTCTAGTCCAGCCGCCGGGCCCCAGGCCCGCTCGAGCGCCAAGCCCGGCGTCAGGGCCTTGGGGTCCAGGGCACAGCGATGCCGAGGGCACAGCAGTTCCGACGGTCCGGGCTCCCGGGCCGCCTCGGCGTCCTCTTCCTCCGGCGGCCGACCCACGTTGCGGAAAACCATCAGCTGCGGCGGCCGAGAGCCCCGAGGGCCGGGTCGCGCGAGGAAGGGTGGCGGCGGGGGGCCATGGcccgggggcggcggcggcggcggcgggcctGGCTCGGGGGCCGCCTCTCCATAGCCGAGCAGGCGGCTCAGGACGCGGTACGaagcggccgccgccgccgcctcgccATCCCGTAGCTCGGCCCCCTGCATCGGGGAGAGGGAGGGAACGAGGGCGGCTGCGAGCCGGGCTAGGGTGGGGACTAGGCCGGGCCCCGCCGGAGCCCCGCCCGCCGCGGCCCCCGGAGCGACAGCGCGAACGGCCGCCGCGGCCTCTGCCTCATAGAGGGGGGCGGGGGACGCGCGGAGCCCAGCGCGAGTCCAGGCCGCGCGCCGCCGCCGCCAAGGACCGCCCCCCGGGTTAGCGTCATTTCCGGAAGGCTGTAGTCACGCCCCTCTCTTTCAGGGCGCGCTCGCGGGGGCCTCCACGGCGCTTGACGTTACGCGCTCCAAGGACCACTAATTGGCCGTTAGCTCACCGGCTGGTGGTTGGTCAATTGACCCGACCATTGCTTTTTCGCTTCCCGGGCGCCCGGGCCCTGTTCACCCCGCTCGGTAAAGTGAGGCGGCCCTAGGAAGCCTGGTCTGGTCGTAGAAGAGAGCCTCTAGTTCTCGCTCTGCCTATGCCGCTTGGGATGTGTGACCTTGGCTCGGTCATTTCATCATTAATCTGTGTCCCCCAGGCAGCCAgtgaatatttgttggatgatTACAGGAATAATGTGTTCTGGACCTAGTGGTGTGTTGCTGAATGTTTAACAGCTGGCTCAAGAGATGGGGATGGCATATGCATTTTACTGATGTGAAGGATATGTAGCTCActatttacaaataataaaaatataaaattgcaatTGATCGTCACgatgttttcattgatttttgccaAATTCTTGTATGGATTGTCAACCTCTGGTTGCAATTGACCAAGGACTGTAGTTGCACCATAAATGTTGGTTGATAATTCCGTCTATGTTAATATATGGAGTCCCAGGGCTGGGACCCCCTCCATACTAAGAATAAGTTACTGCACATAGCTGCCTGCAATGAGCAGGACAGAAGCTAAAAGTCATCAGACCTCCTCGGGGGTGAAActaatgtacagatggtatcataaagCATTAAAAAGCCCTTCCGATGGCTGTTGATAAACTTCCAGACCCCTGCATCACGAGGCCCTGCTCAAACTCAgttctcataccctatggaatgtctttgtcctaaACGCTTTTAAGCTGTACTTCGCACTCTCGTCCTTTTGTggagcactgacttccattttctggACAACCGCCACCAGGAAAGATCTTCTGCTTGTAAATCCCAATAAAATCCATGCCTAACTCTCTACCTAATATGTTCTTTGTTCTTGGGGCTGCGTGGACCTGAAGCTTTTCAAGAGCTTGGTTGGAACATGATGTAAGAGGAAAGTGTAAAAAACAAAGACCAACTTAACTGGATTGTCAATGATGGGAGTAACTAATTTGCTAAATTGGAAAACAGTTTCAAATACTAGGAAAATATCTCAGTTTTTGCGCTAGTCACAATGTAACAGCTACACATGGCACATTAAGTTTAAATCTGAATTAACATTTTCTCCATCACTTGCCTAAGTTTAAACAATCAGTAAAACCATAAATAAAGCCCTGATTTGTAGAATTTACAGATTTCCATGGTGTAAGTATTCCTACTCTGGCTAATTTCAACATGAATTTTGAACTCAGAGCTAGGAAGACATGAGTAGTAACATCCTATCACATAAATAGTTCCATCATGCAGATACAATAGATATAAATAACCCTGAGCATACATAATAGTAAAACAATTAGAAAGTGATGAGTGTTGAGATTTTATGActtctgtttttaatataatttatttataagtttgcatatttttgttttcattagtgACTGTgtttcctgaaaatttaacagtTGGCTTTTACAAGGCGCTATGAGCCAGCTCCACAGCACCAGTAGATATCAGTTTTCTGGTCtgtgaaagagggagaagaaCTGCTGTTTTGCTTACTTGTAGGCATGTTATGAGGATCAAATAAGACCAAGGAGGTGGGACTGgaggcagggagaccagttaggaacCCATTACAAACTTCCTGTGAGAGATGCtgaaggggcgggccacggtggctccgcaggcaagaattctcgcctgccatgacagaggacccgggttcgattcctggtgcctgctcatgtgaaaaaaaaaaaaaaagagagagagagagatgctgagGGATGAAAGGGATGAGAAAGGACCAGCAGAACTTAGCAACTTCATTACCTGAGGGTGCATCGAGGGGAAGCGGGTCAAGGATAAGGGCAGCCACTAGATTTGAGGGTCCACTGTGAACCCTGCAGCCAGAGGACCATTTCAAAATGGAATGTGTTTCTGGCTTCCCATCGTCCTTAAGCTGAAGACAAAACTCCTTAAGGTGGCCTACGGACCAGATGTGATCTGGCCCCTGCCTCTTTCTGACACAGCTCCCACCAagcttcttttccctctctctctccggcAGCCCACGtccctgacccctccctccccccattcctccaacccacccacccctgccttgTGTCAAGCTTGCACCCATATGGCCATTTACATAAGCTGTTCCTTTTCTTTAGAAGACTTCTCCCTCTTTCTGCTTAGTAAACTC
Protein-coding sequences here:
- the SOCS7 gene encoding suppressor of cytokine signaling 7; the protein is MQGAELRDGEAAAAAASYRVLSRLLGYGEAAPEPGPPPPPPPPGHGPPPPPFLARPGPRGSRPPQLMVFRNVGRPPEEEDAEAAREPGPSELLCPRHRCALDPKALTPGLALERAWGPAAGLEAQLAALGLGQPAGPGVKTVGGGCCPCPCPPHQPPPQPQPPAAAPQAGEDPTETSDALLVLEGLESEAESLETNSCSEEELSSPGRGGGGGGRFLLQPPGPELPPVPFPLQDLVPPGRLGREQQQQKQPPPPPPPPAPLRPLAGPSRKGSLKIRLSRLFRTKSCNGGSGGGDGTGKRPSEELAASAASLTDVGGSAGREQDAGRKPRLTRTQSAFSPVSFSPLFTGETVSLVDVDISQRGLTSPHPPTPPPPPRRSLSLLDDISGTLPTSVLVAPMGSSLQSFPLPPPPPPHAPDAFPRIAPIRAAESLHSQAPQHLQCPFYRPDSSSFAASLRELEKCGWYWGPMNWEDAEMKLKGKPDGSFLVRDSSDPRYILSLSFRSQGITHHTRMEHYRGTFSLWCHPKFEDRCQSVVEFIKRAIMHSKNGKFLYFLRSRVPGLPPTPVQLLYPVSRFSNVKSLQHLCRFRIRQLVRIDHIPDLPLPKPLISYIRKFYYYDPQEEVYLSLKEAQLISKQKQEVEPST